In the genome of Actinomycetota bacterium, the window GCCGGGGTCAGGCGCGATCCCGGCCGCGTCCAGCACGGTCGGGGCGATGTCGACGGTGGCGACCAGGCGGTCGTCGACCGTCCCGGCGGGCAGCCGCCCCGGCCAGCGGACCAGGAACGGGACCTTGATGGACTCGGTGTAGGGCACGAACTTGCCCACGTGGCGGTGCTCCCCCCAGGAGTAGCCGTTGTCGGACAGGTAGAAGACCAGCGTGTCGTCCAGCTCGCCGGTGCCGGCGAGCCGGCCCAGGACCCGGTCGACCAGGTCGTCGACCGACAGCAGGGTGCGGAGCTGGCCGGTGCGCAGGTCGGCCACCTCCCGGCTGTCGGCCGGCGGCCGCTGCCGCAGGTACGCGGGGGCGCCGGCCACCTCCGCCCCGGTGCCGCCGACCCCGTCCAGCTCCGGGAAGGTGGCCTCGGCGTAGCTGGGCTCGGGCACGCGCGGGTCGTGGGGCGCGAACGGCGCCAGGTAGAGGAACCAGGGGCGGTCGTCGTCGGCCTCGAACTCCTCCAGGTAGGCGAGGGCCTGGTCGCCGATGAAGGTCGTCGAGTAGGTGGGGACCCGGCGGAGGGTGCCGTCGACCTGCCACAGCTGGTCGTAGTAGCCGCCGTTGGCCTGGGCGTAGCGGTCGAAGTGGGGCGGCGGCCGCCGCAGCGACCAGCGGTTGAGGAACTTGCCGGCCATGGCCGTGCCGTAGCCGGCGTCCTTGAGGTGGCGGGCCAGGGTGGTCCGCTGGTCGAGCCGCTCCCCCAGCCGCTGGCGGAGCACCCCGTGGTTGTGGACGTAGCGGCCGCTCAGGATCGACGCCCGCGACGGGCAGCAGCTGGGCGTGGTCGCGAACCCCTGGGAGTAGGTGACCCCGCCGTCGGCCAGCCAGCGCCGCGTCTTGGGCATCGCCTGGAGGGTCTCGGCCCGGGCGTCGTCGGTCACCAGCACGAGCACGTTCGGCCGCCGGGCGGCCCCGCCCGGGCCGGCGGCGCCGCCTGGCCCGCCCGACCCGCGGACGGCGGCGAACGCCACCCCGCCAAGGACGAGCACGGCCACGACCAGCCCCGCCACCAGCGTGCGCCCGCCCATCACGGTTCCACTAGGGACCGGGAGCGGCGGCGGCGCAGGATGCCGCTGAGCGCCTCCCACTCCAGGCGGTCGCGGAAGCGCCACAGCAGGACCGCATACAGTCCGCAGCCGGCCACGGCGTAGGCCACGAACCCGGCCACGGTCGGCCCGGCCAGGGCCCGCAGCACCAGGCCGACCAGCCCGAAGCTGACCGCCGACAGGGCCGCGGCCACCCCCGTGCCCGGCCCGAACGGGTGCAGGCCCATCGACCGCCACACCTGGACCAGCGGGAGCAGGTTGTTGAGCAGGATGCCGGCGGCGAACGCGACCGCCGCCCCGGCCAGGCCGTAGCGGGGGGTGAGGGCGAAGTTGAGGGCCAGGTTGGCCCCCAGCGAGATCACCGTGTTGACCAGGTTCCAGGAGCTGCGGCCGCCCATCAGCAGGACCACGTCGACCGGGCCGACGGCGGTGGCGGCCAGCATGGTCGCCGCCAGCACGACCAGGACCACCTCGCCGCCGGCGAAGTCGCGGCCGAACACCTGGAGCAGGGCCGGGCCGAAGGTGAGCAGGGCCAGGTAGACGGGCCAGTTGAGGGCGATCATCCAGCTGGTGGTCGTCTGGTAGGCGGCCGCGGCCCGCTCGGTGCTGCGGCGGGCCAGCAGCTCGCTCAGCTTGGGGGCGAGGACCTGGCGGATGGCCACCGCGGCCATGGCCGCCATGGCCAGGTAGCGCGAGCTGGCCGCGTACACCCCGGCTTCCTTGATGGAACGCAGCGCCCCGATCAGCAGGGTGTTGAGCCACAGCGAGGTGGTCTGGAAGACCGCGGCCAGCCCGCGGGGGCCGGTGAAGCGCCAGTACTCCCCCCACAGCTGGCCCATCGACCGGGGCCGCTGCCGCGACGGAGCGCCCTCGGCCTCGCGGCGGCGTTCGGCCCGGCGCAGCAGCAGCCCCATCCAGACCAGGCCCGCGGCCAGCGCCGGCAGGTACGGGCCGAGGTAGGCGAGGGCGACCACGGTGCTGCCCGCCCCGGCCAGGATCACCGGCAGCATCAGCAGGGGCTGGAGGGCGGGGCGGACGATCTTGTCCAGGTACACCGTCGGGCGCATGGTGGCGAAGCCGCGGGTGGCCGCGAACACGGC includes:
- a CDS encoding sulfatase, which gives rise to MGGRTLVAGLVVAVLVLGGVAFAAVRGSGGPGGAAGPGGAARRPNVLVLVTDDARAETLQAMPKTRRWLADGGVTYSQGFATTPSCCPSRASILSGRYVHNHGVLRQRLGERLDQRTTLARHLKDAGYGTAMAGKFLNRWSLRRPPPHFDRYAQANGGYYDQLWQVDGTLRRVPTYSTTFIGDQALAYLEEFEADDDRPWFLYLAPFAPHDPRVPEPSYAEATFPELDGVGGTGAEVAGAPAYLRQRPPADSREVADLRTGQLRTLLSVDDLVDRVLGRLAGTGELDDTLVFYLSDNGYSWGEHRHVGKFVPYTESIKVPFLVRWPGRLPAGTVDDRLVATVDIAPTVLDAAGIAPDPG
- a CDS encoding polysaccharide biosynthesis C-terminal domain-containing protein, whose protein sequence is METAAPAPATGEETRQDLTTLARGGALNLAGAVATGLLHFVLLVIVTRGLGAEGTGAFYEAVALFLILSSAAALGSDVGLSRMVPRYRALGRVRDLRRGLAVGLWPVTAAGCLLGLLAWWYAAELADVFSRHGLAETAQLAGFIRTFALFVPVAALSLAVFAATRGFATMRPTVYLDKIVRPALQPLLMLPVILAGAGSTVVALAYLGPYLPALAAGLVWMGLLLRRAERRREAEGAPSRQRPRSMGQLWGEYWRFTGPRGLAAVFQTTSLWLNTLLIGALRSIKEAGVYAASSRYLAMAAMAAVAIRQVLAPKLSELLARRSTERAAAAYQTTTSWMIALNWPVYLALLTFGPALLQVFGRDFAGGEVVLVVLAATMLAATAVGPVDVVLLMGGRSSWNLVNTVISLGANLALNFALTPRYGLAGAAVAFAAGILLNNLLPLVQVWRSMGLHPFGPGTGVAAALSAVSFGLVGLVLRALAGPTVAGFVAYAVAGCGLYAVLLWRFRDRLEWEALSGILRRRRSRSLVEP